From the Haemophilus parainfluenzae genome, the window AATAAAACTTCCCAAATAAAAGGGTTAAATGAAAATTTAGCCCTTTCTTTTTTATTTAAAATCAACCCGTTAATCCGTGAATCAGCAACTTTCTTTACCTATTCATCAAATTGATGATGAAACGCTTGAGAATTTTTATAGCGATAATAATGCATTATTGCTTAATTCTTTACGTCAAAACATGACTGATTTACAGCAACAATTCTTCTACCTTTGGGGCAGCCAAAGCGTTGGGAAAACCCATCTTTTGCGCGCACTCTGTAATGAATATATTCAGCAACAACGGAGCGCCATTTATGTCCCGTTGAGCAAATCACAATATTTCTCCACGGCAGTTTTTGAGAATTTAGAACAACAAGAACTGGTTTGCTTAGACGATTTGCAAACAATTATTGAAAATTCAGAATGGGAAATTGCCTTATTTGATCTTTTTAATCGCATTAAAGCTAATGGTAAAACCTTATTAGTTGTCACTGCAGATCAATCTCCAACTGCTCTACCCGTTAAATTACCGGATCTTGCTTCTCGCTTAAAATGGGGAGAAAGTTATCAATTGATTCCACTCAGCGATGAACAAAAATTTGCAGTATTGAAACAGAATGCCCATCAACGAGGTATCATACTTTCAGATGATACTGCCAATTTTATATTCACGCGTTTAGATCGTGATATGGCGACACTAAAAGAAGCATTAATGAAACTCGATGAAGCCTCACTACAAGCAAAACGAAATCTGACGATTCCTTTTGTGAAATCGATTTTAGGCTTATAAACAAGCAAAAAAATAACCGCACTTTTTCAAGCGCGGTTATTTTGTATCAATTTAATTACCAGCAGTGACGACAATAGCCAACACCGACACTCGGCATGATCGCAACAGGGACACGAGAATATCCTCTCTGTTTAGAGCGATGATCACTCGCATTCATTTCATTTGGAATACTGTCTCTTTGTGCAACTTTCGCTTTTTCTTGAGCGCTTACCGTATTACCACTTGTTACTCGAGCATTGTAATCCTGCACGGTATTCATATCGTACGCTGCAGCTCCATTTCCAATAGTTGATGCCTCTTGGGGAGCTGTACAAGCTGTTAAAACAGATAGAGCTGCAATAGAAATTAATTTTTTCATAACGCTACCTTTTATCACAAACCACTTTATTAAGTGTTTCTCTGCCTTCTTTAATCCGAGCATTGGCTTTTTTTCTAATGTTCGGATCCTCATTTTGCTCAATGTATTTTGCTACATTCGCATTTCTGATTGCATAAACAGGCACATACTGTGAATGTTTTGTCTCGCCTTTTTTATAAATTGTTGCCCCTAACACACTGCCATAATATTCGCTGGCATCATTAGGTTTAATGTAATAATTACTGGTATTAGTGACATCTACGCCATCATCACTTTTAAAACCACTACAAATCCCTGCGGGTGAAAGAAACGTTGTTTTTGATGCCGCCGTTTCGTTAAATTTATATACTTCAAATTCAACGCTATTGGCCAACTCTTCCATATCTTTTTCAGATTTAGGATCTAAACTTCGCTGTCCTTTTCCATCAATATATTTCACGGTTTCAGAAACATTACTTTCAGAAACATTGACTGAAAGATTATTTTCAGGTGATTTTACTTTTGTTGCATATACAACACTACTACCTTCGGCTAAAACAGCTGATGATGCCAAAATACAAAATGAGTAAATCCCAATTTTTTTCTTAATATGACTCATAATACTAATGTGATTCCCTAAGCTAATAATTGTTCTCGTATAATTCAATTGGTAAATAATCCGGGTCTCGGAAGAAAGTGTACTTCATTCTGGTTAATTCATCAACCCGAATTGGTTCACAAGAAACTCCGTTCTCTAAAAGATAAGCTACGTACTCATCAATATTTTCTACTTTGAATGCCAAATGCCGTAAACCACAGGCTTCAGGGCTGGTTACTCTTTGAGGAGGATTTGGGAAAGAAAATAGCTCTATTTGACTCCCATCAGGAAAACTTAAATCTAATTTATAACTATCTCGTTCTACCCGATAAGTTTCATTTAGCTGTTTTGCCCCTAAAATCTCCATATAAAAATGCTTCGAACGTGCATAGTTCGAAGCAATAATCGCAATATGGTGAAAACCTAATAATTGAGGTTTCATTATTTCTCCGGTGTGACGCTTTTTGCTTTTTCTTCTTCCTGTAAAGCAAGGGCATCACGTGCAGCACGAATACTCTTTTCAAGCATTGGCACGCGAGGATCATCTGGTTCCAATAAACGTAGCATCATTGCCCAGGTTACTGCCGCCATTTTATAATCCTCACCTTCAAAATAACTGAAAGCAAGTAAACTTAATGCTTCAGGATTAGAATGATCTTGACGAATAATCTCACGTAAAAGTTGATTACCCTTGAGTTTATCCGTTTGATCTTCAGAAGACATCAACATACGCGCATAAGAAAGCTTAT encodes:
- the hda gene encoding DnaA regulatory inactivator Hda, with translation MNQQLSLPIHQIDDETLENFYSDNNALLLNSLRQNMTDLQQQFFYLWGSQSVGKTHLLRALCNEYIQQQRSAIYVPLSKSQYFSTAVFENLEQQELVCLDDLQTIIENSEWEIALFDLFNRIKANGKTLLVVTADQSPTALPVKLPDLASRLKWGESYQLIPLSDEQKFAVLKQNAHQRGIILSDDTANFIFTRLDRDMATLKEALMKLDEASLQAKRNLTIPFVKSILGL
- a CDS encoding VOC family protein; its protein translation is MKPQLLGFHHIAIIASNYARSKHFYMEILGAKQLNETYRVERDSYKLDLSFPDGSQIELFSFPNPPQRVTSPEACGLRHLAFKVENIDEYVAYLLENGVSCEPIRVDELTRMKYTFFRDPDYLPIELYENNY